Proteins encoded by one window of Microbacterium testaceum:
- the ppsA gene encoding phosphoenolpyruvate synthase — MTTILRFDEIGMSDLARVGGKNASLGEMVSHLASAGIRVPPGFATTSDAFERFLAEGDLAGRIRAAVEGIDVDDVTALTRLGARVRAWIEQQPFPADLESDIRSAYDALVAGEEDPDAVTWAVRSSATAEDLPDASFAGQQETFLNIGGVDNILHAVRRVFASLYNDRAIAYRAHHGFDHHEVALSAGVQRMVRSDVGASGVMFTLDTESGFEDAVFITSSYGLGEAVVQGAVNPDEFYAYKPALRAGRPAILKRSVGEKAIAMRYTDGRQVDASTAFVEVDAADRGRFSIIDAEVEELGRIALVIETHYGRPMDIEWGKDGVDGRLYVLQARPETVVSRRSANVLSRFVLAERAPVLVEGRAIGQRIGAGRVRVLTSIEQMADFSPGDVLVADMTDPDWEPIMKRASAIVTDRGGRTCHAAIIARELGIPAVVGTGVATAVLEDGREVTVSCAEGDDGVVYDGILSFAEETTELDRMPSAPVKVMMNVGTPDQAFAFSRLPNAGVGLARLEFIINRQIGIHPRALLELDRLEDDLADDIRARIAAYPSPEEYFIQRVAEGVSMIAAAFAPEPVIVRLSDFKSNEYANLIGGPLYEPDEENPMLGYRGAARYVSPDFRACFDMECEALRRVRDDMGLTNVQVMVPFVRTVGEAAAVVELLAANGLRRGDNGLTVVMMCELPANAILAERFLEHFDGFSIGSNDMTQLTLGLDRDSALMAASFDERDPAVLHLLGMAIDACQRQGKYVGICGQGPSDHPDFAQWLVARGIHSLSLNPDTVVETWLALAANERPKAQILAQAHLSRL, encoded by the coding sequence ATGACCACCATCCTGCGCTTCGACGAGATCGGCATGAGCGACCTCGCCCGCGTCGGCGGCAAGAACGCCTCGCTCGGCGAGATGGTCTCGCACCTGGCATCCGCCGGCATCCGCGTTCCTCCGGGATTCGCGACCACCTCGGACGCCTTCGAACGCTTCCTCGCCGAGGGCGATCTCGCGGGCCGCATCCGCGCGGCCGTCGAGGGGATCGACGTCGACGACGTCACCGCCCTGACCCGGCTGGGCGCGCGCGTGCGCGCCTGGATCGAGCAGCAGCCCTTCCCCGCCGATCTGGAGTCCGACATCCGGTCGGCCTACGACGCGCTCGTCGCCGGGGAGGAGGATCCGGATGCCGTGACCTGGGCCGTCCGCTCCAGCGCGACGGCCGAGGATCTCCCCGACGCGTCCTTCGCCGGGCAGCAGGAGACGTTCCTCAACATCGGCGGGGTCGACAACATCCTGCACGCGGTGCGTCGCGTCTTCGCCTCGCTCTACAACGATCGCGCGATCGCCTACCGCGCACACCACGGCTTCGACCACCACGAGGTCGCGCTCTCGGCGGGCGTCCAACGGATGGTGCGTTCCGACGTCGGCGCCTCGGGCGTCATGTTCACCCTCGACACCGAGTCGGGCTTCGAGGACGCGGTCTTCATCACCAGCTCGTACGGCCTGGGCGAAGCCGTCGTCCAGGGCGCGGTCAACCCCGACGAGTTCTACGCGTACAAGCCGGCCCTGCGCGCCGGTCGTCCCGCGATCCTCAAGCGGAGCGTGGGCGAGAAGGCCATCGCGATGCGGTACACCGACGGCCGCCAGGTGGACGCCAGCACGGCTTTCGTCGAAGTGGATGCCGCCGACCGGGGCCGGTTCTCGATCATCGACGCCGAGGTCGAGGAGCTGGGCCGTATCGCCCTCGTCATCGAAACGCACTACGGCCGCCCGATGGACATCGAGTGGGGCAAGGACGGCGTGGACGGCCGGCTGTACGTGCTGCAGGCGCGGCCCGAGACGGTGGTGTCGCGTCGTTCGGCGAACGTGCTCAGCCGGTTCGTCCTCGCCGAACGCGCTCCGGTGCTCGTCGAGGGCCGCGCGATCGGTCAGCGGATCGGGGCGGGACGCGTGCGCGTGCTCACCTCGATCGAGCAGATGGCGGACTTCTCCCCCGGCGACGTCCTGGTGGCCGACATGACCGATCCGGACTGGGAACCGATCATGAAGCGGGCGTCCGCGATCGTCACCGACCGCGGCGGCCGCACGTGCCACGCGGCGATCATCGCCCGCGAGCTCGGTATCCCCGCCGTGGTCGGCACCGGTGTCGCCACCGCGGTGCTCGAGGACGGTCGAGAGGTGACCGTCTCGTGCGCCGAGGGCGACGACGGCGTCGTCTACGACGGCATCCTGAGCTTCGCCGAGGAGACGACCGAGCTCGACCGGATGCCGTCGGCGCCGGTCAAGGTGATGATGAACGTCGGCACCCCCGACCAGGCGTTCGCCTTCTCACGGCTTCCGAACGCGGGGGTCGGGCTGGCGCGGCTGGAGTTCATCATCAACCGTCAGATCGGCATCCACCCGCGCGCCCTGCTCGAGCTCGACCGGCTCGAGGACGACCTGGCCGACGACATCCGCGCGCGGATCGCCGCCTACCCCTCCCCCGAGGAGTACTTCATCCAGCGCGTCGCCGAAGGGGTCTCGATGATCGCGGCGGCGTTCGCACCCGAGCCGGTGATCGTGCGCCTGTCGGATTTCAAGTCGAACGAGTACGCCAACCTCATCGGCGGCCCGCTGTACGAACCCGACGAAGAGAACCCGATGCTCGGCTACCGCGGGGCCGCGCGCTACGTGTCGCCGGACTTCCGGGCGTGCTTCGACATGGAGTGCGAGGCGCTGCGCCGCGTGCGCGACGACATGGGTCTGACCAACGTGCAGGTCATGGTCCCGTTCGTGCGGACGGTCGGTGAGGCGGCGGCGGTCGTCGAGCTGCTCGCCGCGAACGGATTGCGCCGGGGAGACAACGGGCTCACGGTCGTCATGATGTGCGAGCTACCGGCCAACGCGATCCTCGCCGAGCGCTTCCTCGAGCACTTCGACGGGTTCTCGATCGGGTCCAACGACATGACTCAGCTCACCCTGGGCCTCGACCGCGATTCGGCGCTCATGGCGGCGTCCTTCGACGAGCGCGATCCGGCGGTCCTGCACCTGCTCGGCATGGCGATCGACGCCTGCCAGCGGCAGGGCAAGTACGTCGGCATCTGCGGGCAGGGACCCAGCGATCACCCCGACTTCGCACAGTGGCTCGTGGCGCGCGGCATCCACTCGTTGTCTCTCAACCCCGACACCGTCGTCGAGACCTGGCTGGCCCTGGCCGCGAACGAACGCCCGAAGGCTCAGATCCTCGCGCAGGCGCACCTCTCCCGGCTGTGA